The stretch of DNA TATCCATCTGTTTAACCCTTTATGATAAGCGAATATCTCCGCTGACGGTTCTGTGTACGGATTGTAGGTGGGTTTGAACCTTAACTTTTTGATACCTATCTTATCGTAGAACTCTTTTATGTAACCGAACAGATCTCTTAAAGTCAACCCTTCGCTCGCCACGAATCCTTCAATCTGATGGAACTCTGGAAGATGGAATCTGTCGATTGCTTCGTTACGGAAAACGCGTCCGATGGCAAAATATTTGCATGGCGGCGTTATACCTGAAGCCAAAGTCCGAAACGTCAAACAGGTTGTGTGGGACCGTAACATCAATTCTTTCGGAACTTCCGGATCCCATGGGAATTGCCAACCCAACGACCCTGTATCGCCTCCTGTCTCGTGAACACTTTTCACACGGTTTACGAGGTCTATGTCGCCTATATCCGCTTTCACACCAAGGTAAAACGTGTCCTGAACATCGCGTGCAGGATGATCTTGAGGGATAAACATAGCATCCATGTTCCAGAATACAAGGTCTACCCAATTACCTGTCATTTCAACAAATCCCATCTCAAGGAAGACATCACGAACGGATTCCCATATCAATCGAAGCGGATGTTTTCTACCGCCCCATATCTCAGGTACTGGAGATTCTACGTCATACCTTCTGAACCGTTTACCTTTCCACGCGCCTGAAACGAGCAGTTCGCGTGTTAAACGGTCGACAAAATCGGTATCAAGATGGAGTATGTCTTCACGTGATTCTATCGCTCTATCTGTAAGTGTCACTTCCCAAACCTCACGTTCTTTTCTTTCCACCAATCCACGCGATTCGAGATCGCTCATCCCAGCGGGCTGTTCGCCCTTCTCTACAGACTTAAGCGCTTGAGAAACCGGTGACACGTACGAATCAGTTTTAAGTGCTATCCTACCGCCTTGGATATCTAGAACTCCCTGCTTTTTAAGACGTCCCAGTGCCACATTGATCTCTTCCCGGTTTAATCCTGAGTCGGACAGGTCAGCCACTCTCACGTCCGGGTTCGTTTTCAACCATGAGAAGAGGCGTTCTTCAGGAGTGCCTTGCTCAAGAATACTCTTCCCACGGGCGGTTATTACATAACGAACCTTTTTCGTACGTCTTATTTTAACAAGTCCTTTGTTCTCCAAATAAATGAGAGCACGTTTCAATGCGGTTTCTTCCAATCGTTCGTCCTTCAGAGCGTTCATCAGGTCGTTTTCATCGACATATCTATCGGGTTGACCGGTCAGTAACAACAATTTCTGTAACACTACAACTTCCGTCCTGTTCAACATCTCCAACGTTTTTTTGTTCCCGGACAATTTTGACACCTCTCAAGAATGGTACAGTATCACGATCAGCCAAAGAATATACTCAACAAAAATTTATAATTATTTACAAAGTTTATAAAAACGGTTAATGGCAAGGTTTTTAAACGTCTCTCTAAAGTATATATGAACTTGGAAACACCGGATTTATTTTTTGGAACATGTGTTTGTGTGCTCCGGTCGTCTAGTCCGGCCAAGGATGTCAGGCTCTCAACCTGGAGACCCGGGTTCAAATCCCGGCCGGAGCATCTTCAAATATTACCTGATGGTAAGACGGGTTGATGAGGAATGAAAACATGTTCGCTGATTGTAAGAATGAGTTATGAAGTTTATTATCAGCTGTCCTTTGCTAAGAGCATAGATGAAAAGACCAAGGAAAAAGTCGCCCGTTATCTGGAGAACGAAATATTAAACAGTTTACAGAAGATATACGAAATATCCGAAGATTTTATTGTTCCTTCAAGGTTTTACAATGTAGCAACAGAATTGAAGGTAGTCAAAAGAAGAAAGTCGAACCCCGACGACGTTTATGATGAATGCGGAGTATGGATGTACGGTGATCACGGTGAGATACTGTTAGAATTCGTCGCAGAAGCGATCAAAAATAAAAAAGGTTTAGATTTCACACGATTTATCATAGACGACATTCTGAGCAAAACCGGATATCTCGCCGAAGACGTCGGTAATATTTTGTTCATCGGAGCAACAGAATTGATCAGACATTATCTGATGTTCAGACTCGGTAAAGTGAAAACACGCGAACCCGACCTCAACGAACTAACCGCATCGGTAGCGGCCTACTGTGTAGGACTGAACAGGTTCATAAAAGGGTACGTGTATTTTGATGCTGAAGAAATAAAAGAAAAGGTTGATAAAAAGTTCGGGCCGGAAAGTTTCGAATCACTCGTAAGAGAAACCGACAGAGATGCGGTTAAAAGAATGGTGGACAGATGGATAGAAGGGTTGTCAAAAGAGGAAATGCTAAGATTCAAAAAGTTTTTGAGAAGGACTGGTTATAAGATGGAGGGTATCTGAATGCGCGTTATAACGCATAACGATTTTGATGGTATCGTGTCTGCGGTGCTTGTTTCTGCCTGCGAAGACGTAACGGATTATCTGTTTGTGAGCGTTACCGAACTTATCAGAGGTAAGGTTAAGGTCACTAAAGACGATATTATTTGCGATCTTCCGTACGTGCCGGGGTGTTACCTGTGGTTTGACCATCATCGAATAAACATGCCTAAAGGACCCATTAACGGATCGTTCAAACTGTTACCCAGCGCATCACACGTGATATACGAATACTACGGTGAAGAAAAACTCCGAAAGTACAAAAGGTTGGTGGAAGAAACAGATATCATCGATTCCGCCAGGTTCAGGTCAAGGGAAGATGTACTGAAACCCAAAGGTGCGATACTGTTGGCATTCACCCATGCATTGGACAATGACAAAAGATATGCGTTGTTCCTTACCAAAAGCCTTAAGACCAACAGTGTAGAAACAACCCTCAGATCGGAGGCTGTGGAAGAAAGGTCGAGGAAGGTGTACGAAACAATAGGTCGCTACACAGAGGTAATAAAACAAAAAACCACTACTACTGATAAGACCGCAATCACGGAACTGTTGGATAGGGAAGTAAAAGAATACAGACTTGTCAGGCATGTGCAAACTGCAATGTACGATAAACCCATGGTACTGTTTGCAACGATGCAAAAGAATTCCGATGGGAAGGGTGAACTGCTGCATGTGACCGTAGGTAGAAACCAGTTTGTTAAAGGATACGATGTAGACATAGACCTGGGTAGGCTGGCTAAACAATACGGCGGCGGGGGTCACAGAACGTTCGCCGTTTTCTTTTTCAGAACGGTTGAAGAATACCGGGTCTGGAAAGAAACCGTATTAAAGGAAATCGAAGATCACGTGGTTTTCAACCGAAACATGGAAGACGAGGTGTTCGCATTTGACAAAAATGCTCATCTGTGAGAAACCAAAAGTTGCACGTACGATGGCTTACGCGTTAGCCGAAGGTAAAGTTACTGCAAAACGCAAGTACGGTGTCGCATATTACGAGATAGAAAGGAACGGGGAACGGTTACTCATAGTGTCTGCAGTGGGTCATGTTTACACGTTGGCCGAGAAAACACCTACAAGGAAGTATCCTGTGTTTGATATCGAATGGAAACCCGCTTACCAGGTAGACAAATCTTTATCGTATACACGTAACTACATCAGGGTCATAGAAGAATTGGCTCCAAAAACCGATGAAGTGGTTAGTGCCTGTGATTACGATATAGAGGGATCACTTATAGCATGGAACGTAATTAGGTTTGCGTGCAAAAGAACCGACGGTAAAAGGATGAAGTTCTCTGCTCTTACACGTAGGGACCTTATCGAGTCGTATGAGAATATGGGCAACCTTGATTACACAAACGCATACGCTGGAGAAGCAAGACATATTCTCGATTGGTTCTACGGGATTAATCTGTCAAGAGCGCTCATGATCTCTTTGCAGAAACAGAACATCAGAAAAACTCTGAGCATAGGTAGAATACAAGGTCCTGCCCTTGCTATTCTTGCCCAGAGAGAAATAGAGATCAGAGAGTTCACACCAGAACCTTACTATCAGATATGGGCATTGCATAAGAAAGTAAAGTTCATACACGAGAAAGAGAGGTTTACCGATAAGAAAGAGTTCGAGAAGGTCTATAACAAGATTAAAGACAAGCGAAAAGCAAAAGTCCTGACAGTAGATAAAAAGATTTTCAAGATGCCTCCAAAGCCGCCGTTCGACCTTACAAGTTTACAGGTAGAAGCATACAGGGTGTTCGGGTTCCAACCCGCCAAAACCTTGGAGTATGCCCAAACACTTTACGAGGCTTCTATGATATCTTATCCGCGTACCTCTTCACAGAAGTTGCCTGCAAAACTCGGTCACAAACGGATCATTAAGGAATTGAGCCAGCAGGATACGTACGCCGAATATGCGGAACATATACTTGAGTCAGGACGTTTCAGACCGTACGAAGGTAAAAAGGATGACCCGGCACATCCGGCGATACATCCGTTGGGTCCTATTGCCAAGGTCGGAAAAAACGAGATGAAACTCTACGACCTAATCGTAAGGAGATATCTGGCATGTTTCTACGAATACGCAGAAAGAGAGACGCAAACAGTAAAGATAGATATCTCAGGTGAACGGTTCAAAGCCTCTGGGAAACGAACAATAACACCCGGGTGGATAACACCTTACAAATATGCAGGTCTGGAGGAAACGGAGTTCCCAGGATATAGGGAAGGGATGGAGATAACCGTTAAACTGGATGCGGAAGAAAAGATGACCAAACCTCCGAACAGGTATACGCCGGCATCGTTGGTCTCGGAACTTGAAAAGAGAGGGTTGGGTACAAAAGCGACGCGTGCAGTGGTCGTAGAAACGTTGTACGACAGACAGTACATAGAAGGGACGAGCATAAAGGTAACACCCCTAGGGATGGCTGTTTATGAAACATTGAAGAAGTACTGTCCGGAGATCCTGGACGAAAAACTGACCAGAAAGTTTGAATACGAGATGGAAAGAATCATGTCGCACGAGTACGAGGAATACAAAGTGATAGAAGAGGGCAAAGAAACACTCATCAAGATATTGAAAAAGTTTAAGGAGAACGAAGATAAGATCGGGAAAGAGTTAGCCGCACGACTTCAAAAAACAACGTACAAAGTCGTGGGTAAATGTCCCAACTGTGATTCCGGACATCTGGTTATCGTAAGGTCTCCCAAGACACGTAAGCAATATGTGTCATGCGACAACTTCCCTAAATGTCCCACTACCTATCCGTTGCCTCAGAATGCGCTGATCGAACCGACCGGTAAAACATGCGAAAAATGCGGGACACCGATAATCAAAGTGATAAGGAAAGGTAGACCTCCGTTTGAGATGTGTCTGGACCCGAACTGTCCCACTAAGGCTGGTTGGGAGAAGAAAAAAGAAAAATCGTCAAGAAAACCGAGACGGAGAAAGAGAAAGAAGGTTTGAATGTCTGTCTATTGGTAGAGAGTACGCCTTTGTGAATAATTCTTTTAAACGTTGTTCCCAGTGTCGAAGAGAATTGAGATACTTGGGGCTCTATCATCTCATATATTGAGATAAATAGACATGAGTTGATTATCAGTAGGTATGAGAAGAGATGAAGTGGTAGAAACCTACTTCTCCAGACTTAAGATGATCCTGGGGGAGATCGTTAGAGGTAAAAACTTTGAGAATCCGGTTAGGTATGTTCTGGGTATATGCTGATCCTCCTCTCCAATTTTGTTTTTTGTTATGTGTTATATCTCACATAACCAGATATAATCACAAATAAACCCCCTAACAACATACTTAACCCAAACTAAATTTTGGTTTTTAAGAAAATTTTAGGATTTATTCACAATCGCAACTACAGAAGTTTTCAAAAGATTTTTATTAATATCTCTATTTAAATAACCACTTCAAAATTGATTGCTAAGAGTTCAAATCTCGGCTCCCCATTCTCTTAGAGGTGATTTTTAATGGATGAGACCGAACGGATTATTAAAGAGGTTGAAGGATGTAAACCCGTTGAACTGTTGACGGACGATCTAGCCGGTCAGACCGTTTCGGTTAAGGGTTGGGTATACCGGATACGTAAGACTAAGGAACGTGTATTTATAGTGGTTCGTGATTCTACTGGTATCGTACAGGCTCTTGTAGAACGTTCACAGGTATCTGATGATGTTTGGGAAACAGCAAATAAATTATACATTGAGAGTTCTTTAATCTTGAAGGGTAAGTTGCGAAAAGACGAACGAGCCCCCACCGGTTATGAGATTGATGTAGAATCGTTAACACCGGTTAGTATAGGTGAACCATTCCCGATAGGAAAGGATCTATCAGTAGAATTCCTCCTGGATAATAGACATCTCTGGGTGAGGTCTCAGAAGTTAACCAAGATTATGAAAGCGAGACATCATGTGATCAACTATCTTCAGGAATACCTACAATCTGAAGGTTTTTGGAACCTCACACCACCTATTATAATAAAGTCCGCGTGTGAGGGAGGTGCTGCTCTTTTCTCGGTAGATTACTTTGGTGAACGTGCCCACCTGACAGAGAGTAGTCAACTCTACGGTGAGGCGCTCATCTATTCTCTAGAGAAGATATACGTATTTGCCCCTTCGTTTAGGGCGGAACCGTCCAGGACGGTAAGACATCTAGCCGAGTACTGGCATCTGGAACCTGAGGCTGCTTGGTATGATTTTGAGAAGAATATCAAACTTCAGGAGGGATTAGTATCTTATGTATGTGAAAAGATGGTCGAGAACCACTCTGAACTCTTAAAAGATATCGGTCGGGAGCCTGCTCAACTCAAAAAGGTTGAACCTCCATTCCCACGGATGAGTTATGATGAGATGGTTGACACCTTACAGAGTAAAGGTCTTGATTTTGAATGGGGTCAAGATCCGGGTGCCGACGAGGAGAAGGTTCTCACCAAAGACCTAGAGTTACCTTTGATAGTCCATCATTATCCTTCAGAGGTAAAAGCCTTTTATATGCGAGAGGATCCTAATAGAAAAGGAACGGTATTAACTAATGACATGTTGGCTCCTGAAGGACATGGCGAGATTATCACTGGTTCCGAGAGGATTTGGAAAGTGGATGAATTGATAGAGAAGATGAAACGCTTCGGTTTGGATCCGGATTCTGAGGATTATAAGTGGTATGTTGATCTGAGAAGGTACGGTTCTGTTCCTCACAGCGGTTTCGGTTTGGGTATCGAACGGTTCCTTAAGTGGATACTTAATCTGGATCATATTCGTGATACTATTCCCTTCCCGAGAACGATCAACCGTGTGAGGCCGTGAGGTGTATTGAGAAAAATCGTTTGTTCGGGTGAGTTTACCGGTTATGAGAAAGAGTATCTACGCGGGGCGAAGGTGTTGCAGTAAATCGATGAAGTTGTACCACCGGGTTACGGGTAAACTGGCGAAAAAAAGGACGTAAGTTCATATAGCCGTA from Candidatus Micrarchaeota archaeon encodes:
- a CDS encoding phenylalanine--tRNA ligase subunit alpha, which translates into the protein MSGNKKTLEMLNRTEVVVLQKLLLLTGQPDRYVDENDLMNALKDERLEETALKRALIYLENKGLVKIRRTKKVRYVITARGKSILEQGTPEERLFSWLKTNPDVRVADLSDSGLNREEINVALGRLKKQGVLDIQGGRIALKTDSYVSPVSQALKSVEKGEQPAGMSDLESRGLVERKEREVWEVTLTDRAIESREDILHLDTDFVDRLTRELLVSGAWKGKRFRRYDVESPVPEIWGGRKHPLRLIWESVRDVFLEMGFVEMTGNWVDLVFWNMDAMFIPQDHPARDVQDTFYLGVKADIGDIDLVNRVKSVHETGGDTGSLGWQFPWDPEVPKELMLRSHTTCLTFRTLASGITPPCKYFAIGRVFRNEAIDRFHLPEFHQIEGFVASEGLTLRDLFGYIKEFYDKIGIKKLRFKPTYNPYTEPSAEIFAYHKGLNRWIEVGNSGMFRPESLRPYNVNVPVIAWGLALERLAMLTYQLDDIRELVGHTCDINWLRTYQLPEMKL
- the topA gene encoding DNA topoisomerase I, which encodes MTKMLICEKPKVARTMAYALAEGKVTAKRKYGVAYYEIERNGERLLIVSAVGHVYTLAEKTPTRKYPVFDIEWKPAYQVDKSLSYTRNYIRVIEELAPKTDEVVSACDYDIEGSLIAWNVIRFACKRTDGKRMKFSALTRRDLIESYENMGNLDYTNAYAGEARHILDWFYGINLSRALMISLQKQNIRKTLSIGRIQGPALAILAQREIEIREFTPEPYYQIWALHKKVKFIHEKERFTDKKEFEKVYNKIKDKRKAKVLTVDKKIFKMPPKPPFDLTSLQVEAYRVFGFQPAKTLEYAQTLYEASMISYPRTSSQKLPAKLGHKRIIKELSQQDTYAEYAEHILESGRFRPYEGKKDDPAHPAIHPLGPIAKVGKNEMKLYDLIVRRYLACFYEYAERETQTVKIDISGERFKASGKRTITPGWITPYKYAGLEETEFPGYREGMEITVKLDAEEKMTKPPNRYTPASLVSELEKRGLGTKATRAVVVETLYDRQYIEGTSIKVTPLGMAVYETLKKYCPEILDEKLTRKFEYEMERIMSHEYEEYKVIEEGKETLIKILKKFKENEDKIGKELAARLQKTTYKVVGKCPNCDSGHLVIVRSPKTRKQYVSCDNFPKCPTTYPLPQNALIEPTGKTCEKCGTPIIKVIRKGRPPFEMCLDPNCPTKAGWEKKKEKSSRKPRRRKRKKV
- the asnS gene encoding asparagine--tRNA ligase; this translates as MDETERIIKEVEGCKPVELLTDDLAGQTVSVKGWVYRIRKTKERVFIVVRDSTGIVQALVERSQVSDDVWETANKLYIESSLILKGKLRKDERAPTGYEIDVESLTPVSIGEPFPIGKDLSVEFLLDNRHLWVRSQKLTKIMKARHHVINYLQEYLQSEGFWNLTPPIIIKSACEGGAALFSVDYFGERAHLTESSQLYGEALIYSLEKIYVFAPSFRAEPSRTVRHLAEYWHLEPEAAWYDFEKNIKLQEGLVSYVCEKMVENHSELLKDIGREPAQLKKVEPPFPRMSYDEMVDTLQSKGLDFEWGQDPGADEEKVLTKDLELPLIVHHYPSEVKAFYMREDPNRKGTVLTNDMLAPEGHGEIITGSERIWKVDELIEKMKRFGLDPDSEDYKWYVDLRRYGSVPHSGFGLGIERFLKWILNLDHIRDTIPFPRTINRVRP